The Oreochromis niloticus isolate F11D_XX linkage group LG2, O_niloticus_UMD_NMBU, whole genome shotgun sequence genome includes a region encoding these proteins:
- the zgc:113229 gene encoding uncharacterized protein zgc:113229 — MSQSPNPADSHALLQSMLQKLRLQSEREGQGHRHTLGPENSSPGTNGIPSNKVRSPAADSNFSFKFGQLQQPGHGGGVDRGFISFPSQKDNSDGDTGDSRVMGQATQPAITPTVTGQLFPTTSLKDASFERTDTEKWSFGNSAMKRSMPPNAHAAQSMGVNENQEQGFKPKAYLWAVKNTDPFAGGQDNEALNVGNGGFGAMAENKDSQVATDSQKTTNSSVRRKQRSSENKTRRWTQRLKDRWKDRQGKKGKEEEGGSIGDQKSEEGPEISHPNQVTESLINASNKDERTLHSLDTSGASKMLPARTQDATNDSHIRPASDFELGLGSFSLLEEITKGQEWAKFLSPSLSSSSTNQRPLEDPMSQPQNQLNPHSSTQSNGILNQFGSAGNQWSFRSTEPSLATDFSMAQTLPNAFPAASTDISGGKLHQTTPSEPMEDGHNYPHMQSGASRLEQQIRPPSFVVSVGNPLNKALKSRVTLNRKRQHQSADRRDDRLQADKISDGEQTDREGDMSSLNPTSSQMMVETGESEHENVIPLYTLNAHSASLSPTAFNPLARAPHGVLKYPASQESESSMEIVNKRRRVEENRRVRFAEEVVAIESPDMDLDASDLEDDSAATDEESVTEQECEVHPVAAGEEAPARRTTLPAWILALKRKNTNKKRR, encoded by the exons ATGTCTCAGTCACCTAATCCAGCAGACTCCCACGCCCTGCTGCAGTCCATGCTGCAGAAACTGAGGCTGCAGTCGGAAAGAGAGGGCCAGGGGCACCGGCACACACTTGGACCAGAAAACAGCAGCCCAGGTACTAATGGTATCCCTTCGAATAAGGTCAGGAGCCCTGCTGCAGACAGCAACTTTAGCTTCAAATTTGGTCAACTACAGCAGCCCGGTCATGGAGGTGGGGTGGACAGGGGTTTTATTTCCTTCCCCTCCCAGAAAGACAACAGTGATGGTGACACTGGTGATAGCAGGGTTATGGGACAGGCGACACAGCCTGCGATCACCCCAACAGTAACAGGGCAGCTGTTTCCTACCACATCACTTAAGGATGCTTCCTTTGAGAGGACTGATACTGAGAAGTGGAGTTTTGGCAATTCTGCAATGAAAAGAAGCATGCCTCCTAACGCACATGCTGCCCAAAGCATGGGAGTGAATGAGAACCAGGAGCAGGGCTTTAAACCTAAGGCCTACCTGTGGGCCGTGAAAAACACAGACCCTTTCGCAGGAGGTCAAGACAATGAAGCGTTAAACGTAGGAAATGGAGGATTTGGAGCGATGGCAGAAAACAAAGATTCGCAGGTTGCCACAGACagtcaaaaaacaacaaacagcagcGTGAGGAGGAAACAGAGATCATCTGAGAATAAAACCAGAAGGTGGACGCAGAGGCTCAAGGATCGATGGAAGGACAGAcaaggaaaaaagggaaaagaagaagaaggaggaagcATAGGAGACCAGAAGAGTGAGGAGGGACCTGAG ATTTCACACCCAAACCAGGTTACAGAAAGCCTCATCAATGCATCAAATAAGGATGAAAGGACCCTCCATTCACTGGACACCAGTGGAGCCAGTAAAATGCTTCCTGCACGCACACAGGACGCCACTAACGACAGCCACATCAG ACCTGCCAGTGACTTTGAATTGGGCCTCGGGTCATTCAGCCTGCTGGAAGAGATCACTAAGGGTCAAGAGTGGGCCAAGTTCCTCAGTCCCAGCCTTTCATCCTCATCAACCAATCAGAGACCATTAGAGGACCCAATGAGCCAACCCCAAAACCAACTAAATCCTCACAGTAGCACTCAGTCAAATGGGATTTTGAACCAATTTGGCAGTGCAGGCAACCAGTGGAGCTTCAGGAGCACAGAGCCATCACTGGCCACAGACTTCAGCATGGCGCAAACATTGCCTAATGCTTTCCCAGCTGCAAGTACGGACATTTCGGGTGGAAAACTACATCAGACTACACCTTCagaaccaatggaagatggtcACAACTACCCACATATGCAGTCTGGAGCGAGCAGACTGGAACAGCAAATAAGACCTCCATCATTTGTAGTG AGTGTAGGAAATCCGCTTAACAAGGCGCTGAAGAGCCGAGTCACCCTcaacagaaagagacagcaTCAGTCAGCTGACAGGAGAGACGACAGGCTTCAAGCCGACAAAATAAGCGATGgagaacagacagacagag aagggGACATGTCTTCATTGAATCCTACGAGCAGCCAGATGATGGTTGAAACAGGAGAGTCAGAGCACGAGAACGTAATACCCTTATACACCCTAAACGCTCATTCAGCCTCTCTCTCCCCAACTGCTTTTAATCCTTTGGCTCGAGCGCCCCATGGTGTCCTCAAATACCCCGCATCCCAGGAGTCAGAGTCCTCAATGGAGATAGTGAATAAAAGG AGGCGAGTGGAGGAGAACCGCCGGGTTCGTTTTGCGGAGGAAGTGGTGGCCATAGAATCTCCAGACATGGATCTGGACGCTTCAGACTTGGAGGATGACTCAGCAGCTACAGATGAGGAGTCGGTGACAGAGCAGGAGTGTGAAGTGCATCCGGTAGCGGCAGGGGAGGAGGCACCTGCCCGGCGGACTACCCTCCCTGCTTGGATACTGGCTCTGAAGAGGAAGAACACAAACAAGAAGCGCAGATAG
- the p2rx3a gene encoding P2X purinoceptor 3a, producing the protein MGFFLWGFLTDFFTYETTKSVVVKSWSVGIINRIVQLLIITYFVGWVFIHEKAYQSSDTNIESSVMTKVKGFGYLQNQNQNENYQNRVMDVADYVSPPQGSGVFCIITKLIVTENQFQGRCTETGKKFRCSSDKDCQKYVGSNLYNGVITGACLKNSNESHGMCEMEGWCPAENDAIEIEPMDVNNFTIFIKNSIRFPLFNVTRGNFPPTMTAEQIKKCIYHPEDDPLCPIFRVGDVLHHTGQNITELLSRGGEIGINIQWECNLDLNIENCIPKYSFTRLDAPFAKNAVSKGYNFRFAKYFKTENGTEFRTLHKAFAIRFDVMVTGKAGKFNTIPTMINLVAAFTSIGLGAVLCDIILLNFLKGAEQYKAKKFEEVSEAQIEASIAQSPGSQLSLKCMKSSCDSGALSLNTYDQPL; encoded by the exons ATGGGCTTCTTCTTGTGGGGGTTCTTGACTGATTTCTTCACCTACGAGACCACCAAATCTGTGGTGGTAAAGAGCTGGTCTGTGGGTATCATCAACCGGATTGTACAGCTGCTCATCATCACCTACTTTGTCGG CTGGGTCTTCATCCATGAGAAAGCTTATCAGTCAAGCGACACCAACATTGAGTCCTCCGTGATGACCAAAGTCAAAGGCTTTGGTTATctacaaaaccaaaaccaaaacgaGAACTATCAGAATCGTGTGATGGACGTGGCTGACTACGTGTCGCCCCCTCAG GGTTCAGGCGTGTTCTGCATCATCACCAAACTCATCGTCACTGAAAATCAGTTCCAAGGACGATGTACAGAG aCTGGGAAGAAATTTAGATGTTCTTCCGATAAAGACTGCCAAAAGTATGTTGGCAGCAACCTTTACAATG GTGTAATAACAGGTGCTTGCCTTAAAAACTCCAATGAGTCCCATGGTATGTGTGAGATGGAAGGATGGTGTCCAGCTGAAAATGATGCCATCGAAAT TGAACCAATGGATGTGAACAACTTCACtattttcatcaaaaacagtaTTCGTTTCCCTCTTTTTAATGTCACCAG AGGGAACTTTCCACCCACAATGACAGCCGAACAAATCAAGAAATGTATTTACCATCCAGAGGACGACCCCCTTTGCCCCATCTTTCGTGTGGGGGATGTGCTCCACCACACCGGTCAGAATATAACCGAACTGTTAAGCAGG GGTGGAGAAATAGGAATAAACATTCAGTGGGAATGTAACCTGGACCTAAACATTGAAAACTGTATTCCCAAGTACTCCTTCACACGACTCGATGCTCCATTTGCCAAGAATGCCGTGTCCAAAGGATACAACTTCAG ATTTGCCAAATATTTCAAGACAGAAAATGGGACTGAATTTCGGACTCTTCATAAAGCTTTTGCGATCCGTTTTGATGTTATGGTCACTGGCAAA GCAGGAAAGTTTAACACAATCCCAACAATGATCAACTTGGTAGCTGCCTTTACCTCGATTGGACTG GGCGCGGTTCTCTGTGACATCATCTTACTAAACTTTTTGAAAGGGGCAGAGCAGTACAAAGCCAAAAAGTTTGAAGAG GTGTCAGAGGCTCAGATAGAAGCTTCCATAGCTCAGAGCCCGGGGAGCCAGCTGTCACTCAAATGCATGAAGAGCTCCTGTGACTCTGGAGCACTTTCTCTCAACACCTATGACCAACCTCTCTAA